Proteins encoded by one window of Leptospira barantonii:
- a CDS encoding 16S rRNA (uracil(1498)-N(3))-methyltransferase, whose product MNLLVCKEEWRISNSNRFSINDPRKIEHICKILNKGEGARLKAGLIDRSLGRFVIEEILPDRILGTYKPILKPKPRFPEVHILLAINRPPTVRKILQLAGTWGVTSIVFLISKNSRKEYLTSPVWKKNEIESELIEGMEQGKNIFLPKVSFDFVNRPETILQEKLKETDFVFRLILDRKGQTLPQIVEDSKSHSSSGIFSKENPVRILVAIGPESGFVRSEIDFWKRNGFTDLNLSTQVLRTETAVAFLLARLEEKSLFLKT is encoded by the coding sequence TTGAATCTGCTTGTTTGCAAAGAAGAATGGAGAATTTCGAACTCGAATCGATTTTCCATAAACGATCCCCGGAAGATCGAACATATATGCAAAATTCTGAATAAAGGCGAAGGCGCCCGTTTGAAAGCCGGTTTGATCGATCGATCCTTGGGAAGATTTGTCATAGAGGAAATTTTGCCCGATCGAATCTTAGGAACCTATAAACCGATCCTAAAACCGAAACCTCGTTTTCCGGAAGTTCATATCTTACTCGCAATCAATCGCCCTCCTACGGTTCGAAAAATTCTTCAGTTAGCCGGAACCTGGGGAGTAACATCGATCGTTTTTTTAATCAGCAAAAACTCGCGCAAAGAATATCTGACCTCCCCCGTTTGGAAAAAAAACGAAATCGAATCTGAGCTGATCGAAGGGATGGAACAGGGTAAGAATATATTTCTTCCCAAGGTGAGTTTCGATTTTGTGAATCGCCCTGAAACGATTCTTCAAGAAAAGTTAAAAGAAACGGACTTTGTGTTTCGTTTGATTCTGGATCGAAAAGGACAAACACTTCCACAGATCGTAGAAGATTCGAAATCACATTCAAGTTCCGGAATATTCTCAAAAGAGAATCCGGTGCGAATTTTAGTCGCCATCGGACCCGAAAGCGGTTTTGTCAGAAGCGAAATCGATTTTTGGAAACGAAACGGTTTTACGGACTTGAATCTTTCCACTCAAGTGTTACGCACCGAAACTGCGGTCGCGTTTTTGCTCGCAAGACTTGAGGAAAAAAGTCTTTTCTTAAAAACTTAA